A genomic stretch from Candidatus Kapaibacterium thiocyanatum includes:
- a CDS encoding diaminopimelate epimerase gives MTIHHMSGAGNRFVVIDNRVEHLDLTRLHALAPALCDRRHLHLPPAEGLLVLQDVMPGGFNGEFLNPDGSHGAMCGNGGRCIVRFALDNGAETNADDVIDFTLSGEGYSATLSGNDMVTLEFPAPKEVRQLAPGELHGISVPSVYVNVNSDHIVLYGPDLGIAFEHLRTSDLDTIALPFRHHPAFARGVNVNVYAVDEDGTIHVRTFERGVEAETGACGTGALSTTIAAWLSERSSPTARVIPPSRRPLFVTIHEDHGDIRSLDLTGDAIYDHAPTLHH, from the coding sequence ATGACCATCCATCATATGTCGGGCGCAGGAAACCGGTTCGTGGTGATCGACAACCGCGTCGAACATCTCGACCTCACCCGCCTCCACGCCCTGGCACCGGCCTTGTGCGACAGACGGCATCTCCATCTCCCGCCGGCGGAAGGCCTGCTCGTCCTGCAGGACGTCATGCCTGGAGGCTTCAACGGCGAATTCCTCAATCCCGATGGTTCGCACGGTGCGATGTGCGGCAATGGGGGACGATGCATCGTGCGCTTCGCGCTGGACAACGGGGCCGAGACGAATGCTGACGACGTCATCGACTTCACCCTGTCCGGAGAAGGATATTCGGCCACGCTCTCCGGCAACGACATGGTCACGCTGGAGTTCCCCGCACCGAAGGAAGTACGCCAACTGGCTCCAGGAGAGCTGCACGGCATTTCCGTGCCGTCGGTCTACGTGAACGTCAATTCCGACCATATCGTTCTCTACGGACCCGATCTCGGCATCGCCTTCGAGCATCTCAGAACGTCCGATCTCGACACCATCGCCCTCCCCTTCCGGCATCACCCGGCCTTCGCACGTGGCGTCAACGTCAATGTCTATGCCGTCGACGAGGACGGAACGATCCATGTCCGTACCTTCGAGCGTGGCGTGGAAGCGGAGACCGGCGCCTGTGGTACCGGCGCGTTGAGCACCACCATCGCCGCGTGGCTATCGGAACGGTCGAGCCCTACGGCACGTGTAATCCCGCCGAGCAGACGTCCGTTGTTCGTCACGATCCACGAGGATCATGGAGACATCCGTTCGCTGGACCTCACGGGCGATGCCATCTACGACCATGCGCCGACCCTTCATCACTGA
- a CDS encoding DNA repair protein RecN has translation MLRHLSIRDFALIGTVDLDIGHGMTVLLGETGAGKSIIIDALAAALGERMSSDMLRSGARKAVVEATFDSSSMPALVKAIQDKELGWDGTDVVFRRELTSSGTSRCFVNDTPVQATVVRDLAEHIMDFHGQHDTHGLLSPARHLEVLDAAAGLSADADAVRTAWSTVTAARTALQTILDRSDSVDAERTRLQFLLDEIAGIGPEPGEDEHIAAELRRAESSEQVVAHASAAHSALYTGEGSAYDDITNAHQHLKALTGFAPDLERFLPELDAALVSIKETAKAVAAYADPEDFSPERLEELRQRQVLLQRLVRKYGTLDRAVEERQRLEQDVHTLEHMDEAMAAAERRLEETRTAAMTLAKKLSKKRTTFIVDFQKLVNDGLHEMGMPSAVFNVHHVTGELGSTGIDRIEFLLSGNAGESPKPLGRVASGGELSRVMLAVKRAIARQGAMATMVFDEIDTGISGRVARHVGDVMKGLAERHQIICITHLPQIASLADAFVSVRKTEHDGITEVQASVIDTDAALTEVARLLSGVDVTSAALDGARELMGRRTATRKR, from the coding sequence ATGCTGCGCCATCTGTCGATCCGTGACTTTGCCCTGATTGGGACCGTCGATCTCGATATCGGGCACGGTATGACCGTTCTGCTGGGTGAAACGGGTGCGGGAAAATCCATCATCATCGATGCCCTGGCCGCCGCCCTGGGTGAGCGCATGTCGTCCGACATGCTCCGCTCTGGAGCACGCAAGGCCGTGGTCGAAGCCACCTTCGACTCCTCGTCGATGCCCGCCCTCGTGAAGGCCATCCAGGACAAGGAACTGGGATGGGATGGTACCGACGTCGTCTTCCGCCGCGAACTCACCTCGTCGGGCACGTCGCGCTGCTTCGTGAACGACACACCGGTACAGGCCACGGTCGTACGCGACCTCGCCGAACACATCATGGACTTCCATGGTCAGCACGATACGCATGGCCTGCTGAGTCCCGCACGTCATCTCGAAGTGCTGGATGCCGCTGCCGGGTTGTCAGCCGATGCCGATGCCGTACGTACGGCATGGTCGACCGTCACGGCCGCACGCACGGCCTTGCAGACGATCCTGGATCGCTCCGATTCCGTCGATGCCGAACGTACACGCCTGCAGTTCCTGCTCGACGAGATCGCCGGTATCGGCCCGGAACCGGGTGAAGACGAGCATATCGCGGCAGAACTGCGACGCGCCGAATCGAGTGAACAGGTCGTCGCCCATGCCTCCGCCGCCCACAGCGCTCTCTATACCGGAGAAGGCAGTGCCTATGACGACATCACGAACGCCCATCAGCATCTGAAGGCACTGACGGGCTTCGCGCCCGATCTCGAACGCTTCCTGCCCGAACTCGATGCCGCCCTCGTCAGCATCAAGGAAACGGCCAAGGCCGTCGCCGCCTATGCCGACCCGGAGGACTTCAGTCCGGAACGTCTGGAAGAACTCCGTCAACGGCAGGTCCTGCTGCAACGCCTCGTACGCAAGTACGGCACGCTCGATCGTGCGGTGGAGGAACGCCAGCGCCTCGAGCAGGACGTCCATACGCTCGAGCATATGGATGAAGCCATGGCCGCCGCGGAGCGCCGCCTGGAAGAGACACGTACCGCCGCCATGACGTTGGCGAAGAAGCTTTCGAAGAAGCGGACCACCTTCATCGTGGACTTCCAGAAGCTCGTCAACGATGGTCTGCACGAAATGGGTATGCCGTCGGCCGTCTTCAACGTCCACCACGTCACCGGCGAACTCGGTTCTACGGGAATCGACAGGATCGAATTCCTGCTTTCGGGCAATGCCGGCGAATCGCCCAAACCGCTCGGCAGGGTGGCCTCCGGCGGTGAACTCTCACGCGTCATGCTTGCCGTCAAACGCGCCATCGCACGTCAGGGAGCGATGGCGACGATGGTCTTCGATGAAATCGATACCGGTATCAGTGGCCGTGTGGCCCGTCATGTCGGCGACGTGATGAAAGGTCTGGCCGAACGCCATCAGATCATCTGCATCACGCACCTGCCGCAGATCGCATCGCTGGCCGATGCCTTCGTGAGCGTACGCAAGACCGAACACGACGGCATCACGGAAGTACAGGCCTCCGTCATCGATACCGACGCCGCACTTACGGAAGTGGCACGGCTGCTCAGTGGCGTCGACGTCACCTCGGCCGCCCTCGACGGAGCCCGTGAGCTCATGGGACGGCGAACCGCAACGCGCAAACGGTAA
- a CDS encoding GTPase HflX → MVYEIATLPRERAVIVAVVRKGSDPAIVTEHLDELTLLLDTAGADVAARLYQERERPDISTAIGKGKIEEVKELVVENGCSMVVFDDDLSPAQVRNLEKALEVKVLDRCGVILDIFASRASSVEARTQVELAQLEYLLPRLTRMWTHLSKQFGGVGTKGPGETQIETDRRMYRTRIQRLRAKLSDIDSQRSVQRKSREGMPRFALVGYTNAGKSSLMRVITESDVHIEDRLFATLDTTVRAFALPSGQRALLSDTVGFIRKLPTQLVASFRTTLAETLEADVVLHVVDVANEHFRDHIRVVTETLHDLGAENIPMLLVFNKIDAVEERHLLDDVETEYPGCVFVSAERGINIQRLLVRMQETFEEHAVTQTLMIPYDRMKEVARLYQDAEILSREEKDAGVYLAVRVQSDKLTGFTARYGGFVIRHHDESFE, encoded by the coding sequence ATCGTGTACGAAATCGCAACTCTCCCGCGTGAGCGGGCCGTCATCGTGGCCGTCGTCCGCAAAGGATCCGACCCGGCCATCGTCACCGAACACCTGGACGAGCTTACGCTCCTGCTTGACACGGCGGGTGCGGACGTGGCAGCACGCCTCTATCAGGAGCGCGAGCGCCCGGACATCTCGACGGCGATCGGCAAGGGCAAGATCGAGGAAGTGAAGGAACTGGTGGTGGAGAATGGCTGCAGCATGGTCGTCTTCGACGACGACCTGAGCCCGGCCCAGGTCCGCAACCTCGAGAAAGCCCTGGAAGTCAAGGTTCTGGACCGCTGCGGCGTCATTCTCGACATCTTCGCCTCGCGCGCCAGCTCCGTCGAGGCGCGCACGCAGGTGGAGCTGGCCCAACTGGAATACCTCCTGCCCCGCCTGACGCGGATGTGGACGCACTTGTCGAAGCAGTTCGGGGGTGTGGGAACGAAGGGCCCGGGCGAAACGCAGATCGAGACCGACCGACGCATGTACCGCACACGCATCCAGCGTCTGAGGGCCAAGCTGTCCGACATCGACTCCCAGCGCTCGGTACAGCGCAAGTCACGCGAGGGCATGCCCCGCTTCGCTCTCGTGGGCTATACCAATGCCGGCAAGTCCAGCCTCATGCGCGTCATCACCGAAAGCGACGTCCATATCGAGGACCGACTGTTCGCCACGCTCGACACCACCGTACGCGCCTTCGCGCTACCGAGCGGACAACGCGCCCTGCTGTCCGACACCGTAGGCTTCATCCGCAAGCTGCCGACCCAACTGGTGGCTTCGTTCCGCACGACGCTTGCCGAAACACTCGAAGCCGACGTCGTCCTCCACGTCGTCGACGTCGCCAACGAACACTTCCGCGACCACATCAGGGTGGTGACGGAAACGTTACATGACCTGGGCGCCGAGAACATTCCAATGCTCCTCGTATTCAACAAGATCGATGCCGTGGAAGAGCGCCATCTTCTCGATGATGTCGAAACGGAATATCCGGGCTGCGTCTTCGTTTCCGCAGAGCGTGGCATCAACATCCAGCGCCTGCTCGTCCGCATGCAGGAGACCTTCGAAGAGCATGCCGTGACGCAGACGCTGATGATTCCCTACGACCGCATGAAGGAGGTCGCCCGGCTCTATCAGGACGCCGAAATCCTGAGCCGCGAGGAAAAGGATGCGGGCGTGTACTTGGCTGTCCGCGTACAGAGCGATAAATTGACCGGGTTCACGGCCCGCTACGGCGGATTCGTGATCAGGCACCACGACGAATCCTTCGAGTAA
- a CDS encoding ribosomal RNA small subunit methyltransferase A, translated as MSTFAPKKRFSQNFLTDPGTASRIVAAVEAVEGDHVIEIGPGTGVLTQRLLAGRLSRLVAVDVDQRAIDHVVAQPWAKNDRFRVLHSDILKVDPAMACPGVPANHVKVIGNIPYAITSDILFWLFDHRRTVSRAVIMMQREVARRCVGQPGTKEYGILAVATAFAARAKVLFHVQPGSFFPRPDVTSSVVLFEFRETDPFDVDMPAYMNFVRAAFSQRRKVLSNSLAEWCGRTLGVSIRDLARETGPFDLARTRAEELSPEELYRCWKDLADKAGRA; from the coding sequence ATGAGCACGTTCGCCCCGAAGAAGCGTTTCAGTCAGAACTTCCTGACGGATCCCGGTACGGCATCCAGGATCGTGGCTGCGGTCGAGGCCGTGGAGGGAGATCACGTGATCGAGATCGGACCGGGCACGGGTGTGCTGACGCAGCGTCTGCTCGCCGGCCGGTTGTCACGTCTCGTGGCCGTCGACGTCGATCAGAGGGCTATCGATCACGTCGTGGCACAACCCTGGGCGAAGAACGACCGGTTCCGGGTCCTGCACTCGGACATCCTCAAGGTGGACCCGGCCATGGCCTGTCCGGGAGTCCCTGCGAATCATGTCAAGGTCATCGGCAACATTCCCTATGCCATCACCTCCGATATCCTTTTCTGGCTGTTCGACCATCGGCGTACGGTTTCACGCGCCGTCATCATGATGCAGCGCGAAGTGGCGCGGCGGTGCGTAGGTCAGCCGGGCACCAAGGAATACGGAATCCTCGCCGTGGCAACGGCCTTCGCGGCCAGGGCCAAGGTGCTCTTCCATGTGCAGCCGGGAAGCTTCTTCCCGCGACCGGACGTAACGTCATCCGTCGTTCTCTTCGAATTCCGGGAGACGGATCCGTTCGACGTCGACATGCCTGCCTACATGAATTTCGTCCGCGCCGCCTTCAGCCAGCGCCGGAAGGTGCTGTCCAACAGTCTCGCTGAATGGTGTGGCCGGACGCTGGGCGTATCCATCCGTGACCTCGCACGGGAAACCGGTCCGTTCGACCTTGCCAGGACGAGGGCCGAGGAACTCTCGCCGGAGGAGCTCTACCGTTGCTGGAAGGATCTTGCGGACAAGGCGGGGAGGGCATGA